Proteins from one Juglans microcarpa x Juglans regia isolate MS1-56 chromosome 1S, Jm3101_v1.0, whole genome shotgun sequence genomic window:
- the LOC121247820 gene encoding LOW QUALITY PROTEIN: uncharacterized protein LOC121247820 (The sequence of the model RefSeq protein was modified relative to this genomic sequence to represent the inferred CDS: inserted 1 base in 1 codon): protein MVLVSQETVRTASKSTEPFSSPRISFSAEFLDEKNFISISPXPQGEKDGEMEIEIDKARNVEFEFLSSNASSQTMLTADELFFDGKVLPFWQMKYAEKLNKISLKGKDTEEEEVDKEEEERRRVGWFVDDDPSPRPPKCTVLWKELLRLRKQRASSLSPSSSSSSSSSSSSGLADVAASDERKESSKNRDKPVKKTKKGLERTTRSASIKIRPMINVPICTQVKSSHVLPPLFPLKEGKIREGRMRKW from the exons aTGGTCTTGGTCTCCCAGGAAACTGTTCGAACTGCCTCTAAATCCACTGAACCATTTTCAAGTCCCAGGATTTCTTTCTCTGCTGAATTCCTGGATGAGAAGAACTTCATCTCCATTAGCC AACCCCAGGGGGAGAAAGATGGAGAAATGGAGATAGAGATAGATAAAGCAAGAAATGTTGAATTTGAGTTCCTGTCAAGTAATGCAAGTAGCCAAACAATGTTAACTGCAGATGAGCTTTTCTTTGATGGGAAGGTCCTTCCCTTTTGGCAAATGAAGTATGCAGAGAAGCTCAACAAGATCAGTCTCAAAGGGAAAGACACTGAGGAAGAAGAGGTGGacaaggaggaggaggagaggaggagggtGGGTTGGTTTGTTGATGATGACCCATCTCCAAGGCCACCCAAGTGCACCGTCTTATGGAAAGAGCTATTAAGGTTGAGGAAGCAGCGCGCTTCTTCTTTATCaccgtcttcttcttcctcatcatcttcgtcttcttcGAGTGGCCTTGCAGATGTAGCTGCATCAGACGAGCGGAAGGAAAGCTCGAAGAACAGAGACAAGCCTGTGAAGAAGACAAAGAAAGGATTGGAGAGGACAACAAGATCAGCTAGTATTAAAATAAGGCCTATGATCAATGTGCCAATTTGCACACAGGTGAAGAGTAGTCATGTCTTGCCACCTTTGTTTCCACTCAAAGAAGGAAAGATCAGAGAGGGGAGGATGAGAAAGTGGTAA
- the LOC121247531 gene encoding probable membrane-associated kinase regulator 1 has protein sequence MGRRTERSTKSQTLPSSPSHSFSSSSSSSDFEFTISVSPRKSSANLCPADELFYKGQLLPLHLSPRLSMVRTLLLASSSTSSSSDTTTTASRDSTGSSNDSHSSFNSDLVLVVDCDSSRPSSVTEDEEFNRLHNPTLQSQIHLNHQIKKSKYFSLSRFSSVFRKETKNRDQDNVSASSVKRMSATAKEVVRKYLKKVKPLYEKLSQKQQLQQQQQKMGGVTTTRPLAATVSFSETAERSTKHTEISRKGTRKENGGGFSHSFSGNLRYPRRRSCASSCPSSMRSSPSHSGVLNRTGRYMGTGKGGGMNQADTSSMEELQNAIQGAIAHCKNSMIQNKSTVISNEI, from the coding sequence ATGGGGAGGAGAACAGAGAGAAGCACCAAATCCCAGACCCTCCCTTCCTCGCCATCCCACTcgttttcttcctcttcctcgtcCTCGGACTTCGAGTTTACCATTTCTGTATCCCCTCGTAAATCCTCCGCCAATCTCTGCCCAGCCGACGAGCTCTTCTACAAAGGCCAGCTCTTGCCTCTCCACCTCTCTCCCCGCCTCTCCATGGTTCGCACTCTTCTTCTCGCTTCCTCGAGCACCTCCTCTTCCTCcgacaccaccaccaccgcctCCCGCGACTCCACCGGCAGCTCCAACGACTCCCACTCCTCCTTCAACAGCGACCTCGTCTTAGTCGTCGACTGCGACTCATCCAGGCCCAGCTCGGTCACCGAGGACGAAGAGTTTAACCGCCTTCATAATCCTACCCTCCAGAGTCAAATCCATTTGAACCACCAGATCAAGAAGAGCAAGTATTTCTCGCTCTCGAGATTTTCGTCCGTGTTCCGAAAAGAAACGAAGAACCGTGACCAGGATAACGTATCCGCGTCCTCCGTTAAAAGAATGAGCGCTACGGCTAAAGAGGTTGTTAGGAAGTATTTGAAGAAAGTGAAGCCGTTGTATGAAAAACTCTCCCAAAAACAACAGTTACAGCAGCAACAGCAGAAAATGGGAGGAGTTACGACTACAAGGCCGCTTGCTGCCACTGTATCTTTCTCAGAGACAGCGGAGAGATCTACGAAACACACGGAAATATCGCGCAAAGGCACGAGGAAAGAAAATGGCGGTGGATTTTCTCACTCGTTCTCGGGAAATTTGAGGTACCCTCGAAGGAGAAGCTGCGCTTCAAGCTGTCCATCGTCGATGCGGTCCTCGCCGAGTCATTCGGGTGTTCTTAATCGAACCGGCCGGTATATGGGAACGGGCAAGGGTGGAGGGATGAACCAGGCTGACACGTCGTCGATGGAGGAGTTGCAGAACGCTATTCAAGGAGCAATTGCCCACTGCAAGAATTCCATGATTCAAAACAAGTCTACAGTGATCAGTAATGAGATTTGA